The segment AGAGTGCTCTTTCTCTTGGTGGCTTGTGATTGCATAGAGACAATTCTCCCCTCCGCCAATACCAGAAGTGGCTTCTCTAGTTGCAGCcctgtctggtggagcaactgatgaagattgatcCCTATTTTCCGGATTTACGCCACCTTGCTTATTCTTAGGGAACTCTCTTAagaagtgaccctcttgaccaAACTTGAAGCAACCTTCCTTTCCATTATGACATTTATCGGGGTGTTTTCTACAACACTTAGCACATGTAGGATCCAAAAATTCCTCCTTGTTCCATACTACCATGGGATTGGGTTGTCCTAGCAATGAAGTTCTGAGAATTCTGGCCATTATACTCACCTCTATTTCTGGGCACAGGTGCAatagcagatgatggtgcatgcctcttttgtttctaaaattatgGTCGACTTGAACTACATTTCTATTAACCAGACTCATTACCAGTCTTAGATTTCTTGTTCATGTACTCCTCTATATCCCTTAGCTTtacttcttcaacttgttgcacataGACCATTAACCTTGAAATGTGCATGTTCCCAATCACCATTGCAACCCTACCTTCTTTGGTTGAAGCACGACCCAAGCCAACAACAAAAAAGCTCATTCTACTCCTCGTATCCTTAACCATCTCCGAATCATAGCGAGGAAGTTGGATGAACTTTATCCCATACTCATTAACACTTATAGAATCCTTCTTAAGGACCTCCCAAAGTTTTCGGGGAAAGAAGCATCCCAAGAAGGCTTCTTCAAAACAAGCCCAACTAGCAAGTTGTGCATATTCACCTCTACCCTCCTTCCACTAATCAAACTAAGTTCTGGTAATgcccttgagttgataagcagCTACCTTAACTCTTAGTGTCCGAAACATGCATTACCTCAAACACCTTCTTCAGCTCTTACACAAAATTTTTCGGATCCGCAGTAGTGCTTGAACAAGTGATGTTTGCGGGATTCATCCTAAAAACTTCCCGATTCGTAGATGTTTTTGCCCCTTATTGTTGAGAACCTCTTTGTTGCCCAACATTGTTTGTCACAGCTTTGCTTAACATCCGGATAATTAAGGGTTGGGGACTTTTCCTTCAGGTTGAACATTCTATGCATTAGGTACCTATGGCTATTCGATACTCCTTCTGGTGGGTCAAACTCTGACTGCTCTTCGAGGAGGCATGACAATGTGAAAACACGTGCAAACACGAATTTAAAGAAAACTTTGTAGAGTAGagctttttatttcttaacatacttCCGCTAGATTATAAATtggtattttggactattcgtaaCTACTTTATCAAAATTAGGGCgggaattttaataattaaattagttcGTGGTTCAGGAAGATAACGTTAAAATTAGtatgatttaatatatattagttCATAATAAGTTACCCTAGATAATTAAAAATACTAAGTGAGATAAATACTATCTGCGGCGTCAACTAGAAGCGATTGTCATCCACGTAACACTTCAAACTCTTCGATTTCTCTCTGTAATATTTAGTATGTTGCATTGTTATTGGTTggaaaagagaaataaatttgagAAGAGGTTGGAATTTAAAATTCCTCAAATACACTATAGTGTGTTTCATTAGGAAGTTTGAGTTAGAGCAAAGTTAATTGTTGAAAGGTTGGtcattcatttaatttaatgatgTGCTGGGAGAAAGAAATTGCAAAGTTCAATTTTAAAAGCAGGGTTTGCATTTTGATTGAGAAATTTATGCACATGGGGATTTAATATTTATCTGATATTTGTGGGTTTAAAGACAATGGGAGTTCAACAGTTAGCAGTGCAATTGGATTATAGTTTTGCAATTGGTTTCTTTTACTAGTGATTGGTTTTACAACATAGTGAGCATGACTTTATAAGTCaacttaattatcatattaaaaataaatatcttgatatatggagataaataattaaatattaggcgtttcaaattatttaaatttcattgatattatgctaattggaggaattaagatttacacttaggtttgaactttagaaaattaattaaaagaattaggtaagatttttaattttaaatgaacCCAATAAAGGGTcatttattcaataaaataaaaatataaagaaaagagaaaaagtggTCTGCATTGaacgagaaaaaaaaacaaaataaagcaaAACGAAAATGAGAagcttaaaaaggaaaatctacATTTCATGCGCTTGGGTGTCTTGCCCAAACTGTCGCATCTTCTCCGATTAAACTCCAGCCTACAGATCTCCATTCATCTCTCAACACCAACACACAAATTATAATCTATAAGACACACAGATTTGGTGTGTAATCATTTTATCACTAAATTTCTCATTAACGCTATGATTCGACCAATGAAGACTTCTTCAGTTTGATTGGCATAGATCTAAATTTCAATATAGATAGGAGATGTTTTAGAGTATTTCTGTTCATTTTCCTCTAAAATAGCCTTAAATTTACGGTCTCAGGAGCTGCCAAAACTTCATCCCAGCTAAATTGAGCTTAATCCAGATAAGTCTTCCACCCCTTCAATTGAAATGTTGTTTTCTTTGGTTCGCCACGTCTAATTTATCATCCCAGCAAGTTGAACCCCTAAAGGATTTGATACCATTGCTCAAGACAACAAATAAACAGGTTTTGTTCCAAATTCTACTAAATATTTCAGTGTTCTAGCTTTTTCATAACGACTGAGTCTTTTACGCAATTCCTTGTTGTTGATACATTTACTTAACTCTTTGTCTCCCAATTGTAGCATGTAGTCCTTGTTTTGAGCTTCTATTATCTCAAAATTGggaatttttactttttctaatTGCACAAATGTTTTAGCCTTTTGCAGAATCTCCTGCAAATTGTGAAATAGCTGCCTATTTATATGTCAAAATTAACAATacaattagtaaaa is part of the Solanum pennellii chromosome 8, SPENNV200 genome and harbors:
- the LOC107027686 gene encoding uncharacterized protein LOC107027686, with the translated sequence MVKDTRSRMSFFVVGLGRASTKEGRVAMVIGNMHISRLMVYVQQVEEVKLRDIEEYMNKKSKTEIEVSIMARILRTSLLGQPNPMVVWNKEEFLDPTCAKCCRKHPDKCHNGKEGCFKFGQEGHFLREFPKNKQGGVNPENRDQSSSVAPPDRAATREATSGIGGGENCLYAITSHQEKEHSQDVITGMIKVFTFDVYAVLEP